The following are from one region of the Hippocampus zosterae strain Florida chromosome 9, ASM2543408v3, whole genome shotgun sequence genome:
- the cdab gene encoding cytidine deaminase b — translation MDQVKYTGELMDTEGTGSRRLTKETVKKLIHCSQEAKKHAYCPYSKFRVGAALLTVDNCLFTGCNVENACYNLGVCAERNAISKAVSEGYTAFKAIAIASDLSDQFISPCGGCRQFMREFGSSWDVYLSKPDGSYTKMSVNQLLPVSFGPEDLDMKKVLDMSNEY, via the exons ATGGACCAAGTCAAATACACGGGAGAGCTGATGgacaccgagggcacgggctcGAGACGTTTGACCAAGGAAACGGTGAAAAAGCTGATCCACTGCTCTCAGGAGGCAAAGAAGCATGCGTACTGCCCTTACAGCAAATTCAGAGTGGGAGCAGCTCTCTTGACTGTTGACAACTGCTTGTTTACAG GATGCAACGTGGAGAACGCATGTTACAACCTGGGAGTATGTGCTGAGAGGAATGCCATTTCAAAAGCAGTGTCTGAAGGCTACACAGCATTCAAGGCCATCGCAATTGCCAG TGACCTGAGTGACCAATTCATCTCTCCGTGCGGTGGCTGCAGGCAGTTCATGAGAGAG TTCGGGTCCAGCTGGGATGTTTACCTGTCAAAACCTGACGGGTCGTACACGAAGATGAGCGTCAACCAGCTGCTGCCGGTCTCATTCGGGCCCGAAGACCTGGACATGAAAAAAGTACTGGACATGTCCAATGAGTACTGA
- the tmem167b gene encoding protein kish-B — protein MTNVYSFDGILVFGLLFICTCAYFKKVPRLNSWLLSEKKGVWGVFYKAAVIGTRLHISVAICCVVMAFYLIFLK, from the exons ATGACAAATG TGTACTCTTTCGATGGCATCCTTGTGTTTGGGCTGCTCTTCATCTGCACGTGTGCATACTTCAAAAAGGTTCCTCGCCTCAACAGCTGGCTGCTGTCGGAGAAGAAAGGAGTGTGGGGAGTCTTTTACAAAG CTGCAGTCATTGGGACACGGCTCCATATTTCTGTGGCAATCTGCTGTGTGGTCATGGCTTTCTATTTGATCTTCCTAAAATGA
- the camk2n1 gene encoding calcium/calmodulin-dependent protein kinase II inhibitor 2-like, with translation MSEVLPFNEEKMSHYGNEGDEGHLSFTCRLQDTNNFFNGSQNKRPPKLGQIGRSKRVVIEDEAGNDDAMKNGTEKTPADA, from the exons ATGTCGGAAGTGCTGCCTTTCAACGAAGAGAAAATGAGTCATTATGGAAACGAGGGCGACGAGGGACACCTTTCCTTCACCTGTCGCCTTCAGGACACCAACAACTTCTTCAACGGCTCGCAGAATAAACGCCCGCCCAAGCTGGGACAAATAGGCCGGAGCAAACGGG TTGTGATCGAGGATGAGGCTGGCAATGACGATGCAATGAAAAATGGAACAGAGAAGACCCCGGCGGACGCTTAG
- the LOC127607834 gene encoding dnaJ homolog subfamily C member 16-like — translation MTAGRNRRHPEPCPLALAIFLLVFTQRLVETTSRYDPYKVLGVSRSASQAEVKKAYKNLAKEWHPDKNKDPIAEDMFIRVSKSYEILSNEERRANFDRYGQIDENEPYGQSQRQHFQNGFYFDESFFHYSRFRDFADSKYFLHHAQFNSDVLPDSHKRPYLIKVTSDWCFACIHIEPVWKETVQELEPLGVGIGIVDLGYEPRLANQLGAHHAPSIIGLVNGRVSFFHQAVVREHLRQFVEDLLPQNLVEKITDDNYQHFLDSWHVGNKPNVLLFDKDFNVPIVYKLTAFAFRDYIHFGYVDQGDTHNIQLLRQFNINSYIPIMLLFKEDTKNPVDIIQAEGLNWKIMDVFVSNNKFLQVPRLVNQQLFDELCPIKQFHRRRKYCVLLITNDDNAFFAQNKAFLDFAMFNRKEVLRFVYVYQHRQQPLCQALLPNQAVVSPQVVILERRSPAGKVLYRSVIGGWNGSEEDKSRLLEHLELVQKDPTYLTSDATLPELNNEMAPFFLIEWLNAARDHFHQMYNELLYSNWQKMMPILSLMFSALFIFFGTVIIQAFSEPGENKPQKPAPKEQPQANDDPSSRSTTSSRPPKKDFVEVTELTNVTYTSNLVKLRPGHINVVLVLTNASKNALLCKFAKEVFSFSGTQTIHFSFLNADKHLHWMPSLLRSCSDTSCRGSHFDEDEDSSDYSGHVLAMNGYKKYFCHFRPVFTGDDLSDASSVSESSFCSENRRKSRSRSRSSSGSRSRSRDDGSRSKRGSTRATSIEVHHKLDRLGLWMERLMEGTLPRWQVPSWPSLNDAENIPTES, via the exons ATGACTGCTGGAAGAAACAGGCGACATCCCGAGCCATGCCCACTGGCGCTCGCCATCTTTTTGCTAGTTTTTACTCAGCGTCTGGTGGAAACAACCTCTAGATATGACCCCTACAAAGTCCTGGGTGTCAGCAGGAGTGCGAGCCAAGCCGAAGTCAAAAAGGCGTATAAGAACCTTGCTAAAGAATG GCACCCAGATAAGAATAAAGACCCCATTGCTGAAGATATGTTCATCAGGGTTTCAAAGTCGTATGAG ATTTTGTCTAATGAGGAGCGAAGGGCCAACTTTGACCGCTATGGGCAGATAGATGAAAATGAGCCCTATGGCCAGTCACAGCGTCAACATTTCCAAAATGGCTTCTACTTTGATGAGTCTTTCTTTCATTACTCCAG GTTCAGGGACTTTGCAGACAGCAAGTACTTTCTTCACCACGCTCAGTTTAACAGCGATGTCCTTCCAGACAGCCACAAGAGGCCGTACCTCATCAAAGTGACCTCCGATTGGTGCTTTGCGTGCATCCACATAGAGCCTGTGTGGAAGGAGACCGTGCAGGAACTTGAGCCACTTG GTGTGGGCATCGGCATTGTGGACCTGGGTTATGAGCCTCGTCTGGCCAACCAGTTGGGAGCTCACCACGCTCCCTCCATCATTGGACTGGTGAACGGTAGAGTGTCCTTCTTCCATCAGGCCGTCGTCCGGGAACACCTGCGACAGTTCGTTGAGGACCTTCTTCCCCAAAATTTGGTGGAAAAG ATTACCGATGACAACTACCAGCATTTTCTGGACAGCTGGCATGTTGGAAATAAGCCCAATGTTCTTTTGTTTGACAAAGACTTCAACGTTCCCATTGTCTACAAG TTAACAGCATTCGCCTTCAGAGACTATATTCATTTTGGTTACGTCGACCAGGGCGACACGCACAACATCCAGCTCCTGCGCCAGTTCAACATAAACTCATACATTCCCATCATGCTGCTCTTTAAGGAGGACACCAAAAACCCAGTGGACATCATCCAG GCTGAAGGACTGAATTGGAAGATCATGGATGTGTTTGTCTCCAACAACAAGTTCCTGCAGGTTCCCCGTCTGGTCAACCAGCAACTGTTTGACGAGCTGTGTCCCATCAAGCAGTTTCACAGACGGAGGAA GTATTGCGTGCTGCTGATCACCAATGACGACAACGCTTTTTTTGCCCAAAATAAGGCCTTCTTGGACTTTGCCATGTTCAACAGGAAAGAGGTGCTACGGTTTGTGTACGTTTACCAGCATCGGCAGCAGCCTCTCTGCCAGGCTCTGCTTCCCAACCAGGCTGTAGTCTCTCCCCAG GTGGTTATTCTTGAGAGGCGGAGCCCGGCTGGCAAGGTGCTGTACCGCTCTGTGATTGGTGGATGGAATGGAAGCGAAGAAGACAAGTCCCGCCTTCTTGAGCATCTGGAGCTCGTTCAGAAGGACCCCACCTATCTGACCTCGGACGCTACCTTGCCAGAGCTCAACAATGAAATGGCCCCT TTTTTCCTGATTGAGTGGCTGAATGCTGCCCGTGATCACTTCCATCAAATGTACAATGAACTTCTCTACTCAAACTG GCAAAAGATGATGCCCATCCTGTCCTTGATGTTCTCggctcttttcatttttttcgggaCAGTCATCATTCAAGCCTTCAG tgAACCAGGAGAAAACAAACCCCAGAAACCAGCACCAAAGGAGCAACCTCAAGCTAACGATGATCCGTCAAGTCGTTCCACTACCTCCAG CCGCCCCCCCAAGAAGGATTTTGTGGAGGTCACAGAGCTGACTAACGTCACGTACACCAGTAACTTGGTGAAGCTGCGGCCGGGCCACATCAATGTTGTTCTGGTGCTCACCAACGCCTCAAAGAATGCCTTGTTGTGCAAATTCGCCAAGGAGGTCTTTTCTTTCTCTGG GACTCAGACTATCCACTTCTCCTTCCTCAACGCTGACAAGCATCTTCACTGGATGCCCTCACTTCTCCGATCATGCTCAGACACATCGTGCCGTGGAAGTCATTTCGACGAGGATGAGGACTCGTCAGACTACTCCGGCCACGTCTTGGCCATGAACGGCTACAAGAAGTACTTTTGCCACTTCAGGCCTGTCTTCACTGGAGACGACCTGAGTGACGCCTCGTCAGTCTCGGAGTCGTCTTTCTGTTCTGAAAACAGGAGAAAGTCACGATCCAGGTCTCGGTCTAGCTCAGGCTCTCGATCCCGTTCCAGAGATGATGGGTCTAGGTCCAAGAGAGGCTCCACTAGAGCCACAAGCATAGAGGTGCACCACAAGCTTGACCGGCTGGGGCTGTGGATGGAAAGGTTAATGGAGGGTACTCTGCCAAGATGGCAGGTACCTTCCTGGCCTTCCCTCAACGACGCTGAGAACATCCCGACTGAGAGCTGA
- the mapk14b gene encoding mitogen-activated protein kinase 14B isoform X2, with product MPSRTRKRANNRAEARPTRSSAFRRGSYLHRGGARNVAELSSEPILHRRAPLVRVHLSRNRVSFVELLPRLTSPCCGCHTRRRGHKFSAALFSLVSAELLKSAGMSQERPTFYRQELNKTMWEVPERYQNLSPVGSGAYGSVCSSFDMKTNLKVAVKKLSRPFQSIIHAKRTYRELRLLKHMKHENVIGLLDVFTPATSLEEFTDVYLVTHLMGADLNNIVKCQKLTDDHVQFLIYQILRGLKYIHSADIIHRDLKPSNLAVNEDCELKILDFGLARHTDDEMTGYVATRWYRAPEIMLNWMHYNMTVDIWSVGCIMAELLTGRTLFPGTDHINQLQQIMRLTGTPPASLISRMPSHEVRPLTFTRRCHQTPTLHARYIDGHQTHRAKPICSHFTDPVSCLSQCSCRGHSVLCQSRAD from the exons ATGCCGAGCAGAACACGAAAGAGGGCGAATAATCGAGCTGAAGCTCGTCCAACCAGATCCAGCGCCTTTCGAAGAGGAAGTTACCTCCACCGAGGAGGTGCACGGAACGTTGCAGAGCTTTCCTCGGAACCTATTTTGCACCGCAGGGCGCCCTTAGTTCGCGTCCATTTGTCTAGAAATCGCGTTAGTTTTGTCGAATTATTACCAAGACTAACCTCGCCTTGTTGTGGGTGCCACACGAGGAGGAGAGGGCACAAGTTTTCCGCTGCCTTGTTTTCCCTCGTCTCCGCGGAGCTCCTTAAATCCGCAGGAATGTCGCAGGAGAGACCCACTTTTTACCGGCAGGAGCTCAACAAAACAATGTGGGAGGTCCCGGAGCGGTACCAGAACCTGTCTCCCGTCGGATCTGGTGCCTATGGTTCTGTTTG TTCATCATTTGACATGAAGACGAACCTGAAAGTAGCAGTGAAGAAGTTGTCCAGACCTTTCCAATCCATCATCCACGCAAAGAGAACCTACAGAGAGCTGCGGCTGCTTAAACATATGAAGCACGAGAAT GTGATCGGTCTGTTAGATGTGTTCACACCCGCAACAAGCTTAGAAGAGTTCACCGATGT CTACTTGGTGACCCATTTAATGGGGGCGGACCTCAACAACATCGTAAAGTGTCAGAAGCTGACGGATGACCACGTCCAGTTCCTCATCTATCAGATTCTCCGAGGCCTAAAG TACATCCATTCTGCAGACATCATCCACAGA GACTTGAAGCCCAGCAATCTGGCTGTAAATGAAGATTGTGAATTGAAG ATCCTGGATTTTGGTTTGGCCCGACATACGGATGATGAAATGACTGGCTATGTGGCCACTCGGTGGTACCGAGCCCCAGAGATCATGCTGAACTGGATGCACTACAACATGACAG TGGACATCTGGTCGGTGGGCTGCATCATGGCTGAACTTCTCACCGGACGAACACTATTCCCCGGCACTGATC ACATAAACCAACTGCAGCAGATAATGCGTCTGACGGGGACCCCCCCAGCCTCCCTCATAAGCAGGATGCCAAGCCATGAGGTGAGACCTCTGACATTCACCCGGAGATGCCATCAAACACCAACTTTACATGCAAGATATATCGACGGACATCAGACGCATCGTGCAAAACC CATCTGCTCTCATTTCACTGATCCCGTTTCCTGTCTGTCCCAATGCAGTTGTCGCGGCCATTCAGTACTTTGCCAGTCTCGAGCTGATTAA
- the mapk14b gene encoding mitogen-activated protein kinase 14B isoform X1: MPSRTRKRANNRAEARPTRSSAFRRGSYLHRGGARNVAELSSEPILHRRAPLVRVHLSRNRVSFVELLPRLTSPCCGCHTRRRGHKFSAALFSLVSAELLKSAGMSQERPTFYRQELNKTMWEVPERYQNLSPVGSGAYGSVCSSFDMKTNLKVAVKKLSRPFQSIIHAKRTYRELRLLKHMKHENVIGLLDVFTPATSLEEFTDVYLVTHLMGADLNNIVKCQKLTDDHVQFLIYQILRGLKYIHSADIIHRDLKPSNLAVNEDCELKILDFGLARHTDDEMTGYVATRWYRAPEIMLNWMHYNMTVDIWSVGCIMAELLTGRTLFPGTDHINQLQQIMRLTGTPPASLISRMPSHEARNYINSLAHMPKRNFADVFIGANPLAVDLLEKMLVLDTDKRITASEALAHPYFAQYHDPDDEPEAEPYDQSFESRELEIEEWKRLTYEEVVSFEPPSFDRDEMES, encoded by the exons ATGCCGAGCAGAACACGAAAGAGGGCGAATAATCGAGCTGAAGCTCGTCCAACCAGATCCAGCGCCTTTCGAAGAGGAAGTTACCTCCACCGAGGAGGTGCACGGAACGTTGCAGAGCTTTCCTCGGAACCTATTTTGCACCGCAGGGCGCCCTTAGTTCGCGTCCATTTGTCTAGAAATCGCGTTAGTTTTGTCGAATTATTACCAAGACTAACCTCGCCTTGTTGTGGGTGCCACACGAGGAGGAGAGGGCACAAGTTTTCCGCTGCCTTGTTTTCCCTCGTCTCCGCGGAGCTCCTTAAATCCGCAGGAATGTCGCAGGAGAGACCCACTTTTTACCGGCAGGAGCTCAACAAAACAATGTGGGAGGTCCCGGAGCGGTACCAGAACCTGTCTCCCGTCGGATCTGGTGCCTATGGTTCTGTTTG TTCATCATTTGACATGAAGACGAACCTGAAAGTAGCAGTGAAGAAGTTGTCCAGACCTTTCCAATCCATCATCCACGCAAAGAGAACCTACAGAGAGCTGCGGCTGCTTAAACATATGAAGCACGAGAAT GTGATCGGTCTGTTAGATGTGTTCACACCCGCAACAAGCTTAGAAGAGTTCACCGATGT CTACTTGGTGACCCATTTAATGGGGGCGGACCTCAACAACATCGTAAAGTGTCAGAAGCTGACGGATGACCACGTCCAGTTCCTCATCTATCAGATTCTCCGAGGCCTAAAG TACATCCATTCTGCAGACATCATCCACAGA GACTTGAAGCCCAGCAATCTGGCTGTAAATGAAGATTGTGAATTGAAG ATCCTGGATTTTGGTTTGGCCCGACATACGGATGATGAAATGACTGGCTATGTGGCCACTCGGTGGTACCGAGCCCCAGAGATCATGCTGAACTGGATGCACTACAACATGACAG TGGACATCTGGTCGGTGGGCTGCATCATGGCTGAACTTCTCACCGGACGAACACTATTCCCCGGCACTGATC ACATAAACCAACTGCAGCAGATAATGCGTCTGACGGGGACCCCCCCAGCCTCCCTCATAAGCAGGATGCCAAGCCATGAG gCAAGGAACTATATCAACTCACTTGCCCACATGCCCAAGAGAAACTTTGCAGATGTATTCATAGGTGCCAATCCTCTTG CTGTGGACCTGCTGGAGAAAATGCTGGTGCTGGACACGGACAAACGGATCACGGCATCCGAAGCGCTTGCTCACCCTTACTTTGCTCAGTACCACGATCCAGATGATGAGCCAGAGGCAGAGCCTTATGACCAGAGCTTTGAAAGCCGCGAGCTGGAAATTGAGGAGTGGAAGA GGTTAACCTATGAAGAGGTGGTCAGCTTTGAGCCGCCATCGTTCGACAGGGATGAGATGGAATCATGA
- the LOC127607846 gene encoding axonemal dynein light intermediate polypeptide 1-like isoform X2: MSAPAESLLRYDPPVLVPKSADKKSAKGRPTKVVKSKPQQPADSLLRPRKSITATLEDIKQKNEDILNLMFPPRKWEETNKEWIQRVCHEPSTRVDVVNLEEELDKKLLQTRAMETGICPLRRQLYTECFDELIRQVVLICVERGLLLLRISDLENLVEELMEQLQQQKKKYADVKKMAGEKQKAQEKKHTEEIQTLRKNNQQLKVQLEGLLMAKK; the protein is encoded by the exons ATGAGTGCACCGGCCGAATCTCTACTCAGATATGATCCTCCAGTTTTAGTTCCCAAAAGTGCAGATAAAAAATCAGCAAAG GGACGTCCTACAAAAGTCGTGAAGTCAAAACCTCAACAGCCTGCGGACTCTTTGCTACGTCCTCGTAAATCCATAACAGCCACGCTTGAAGATATCAAgcagaaaaatgaggacattctCAATCTCATGTTTCCACCCAG GAAATGGGAGGAGACAAACAAAGAGTGGATTCAGAGAGTGTGCCATGAACCATCCACTCGAGTGGATGTGGTGAATCTGGAGGAAGAATTAGACAAGAAGCTACTGCAAACGCGTGCCATGGAGACTGGAATCTGCCCTCTGAGAAGGCAGTTATACACTGAGTGCTTTG ATGAACTGATCAGACAGGTGGTCCTCATTTGTGTCGAGAGGGGCCTCCTGTTGCTGCGG ATTTCAGATTTGGAGAATTTAGTAGAGGAGCTGATGGAGCaactgcaacaacaaaaaaagaaatatgcgGATGTCAAAAAAATGGCAGGTGAAAAACAGAAAGCGCAGGAAAAGAAGCACACAGAGGAGATTCAGAccctgaggaaaaacaaccagcAGCTCAAG GTCCAACTGGAGGGGCTCCTCATGGCAAAGAAGTAA
- the b3galt6 gene encoding beta-1,3-galactosyltransferase 6, with the protein MNLVRLVCRHKTALFLCTVSTFAVVLVFLAKCTSETLKQGHADPPGFAPRASALHPRPEQHDRSALSKDMSAFLVVLITTGPKYTERRSIIRSTWLSKRDSDVLAMFVVGTLGLSNEDLQNLNVEQGRHKDLLLLPDLKDSYENLTMKLLHMYSWLDHNVDFKFVLKADDDTFARLDLLKEELRGKEPTRLYWGFFSGRGRVKTAGKWRESSWELCDYYLPYALGGGYILSSDLVRYVHLNAGYLKIWQSEDVSLGAWLAPVDVRRTHDPRFDTEYKSRGCNNKYLVTHKQSLEDMLEKHQMLQRDGRLCKEEVKLRLSYVYDWGVPPSQCCQRKEGIP; encoded by the coding sequence ATGAATTTGGTTCGTCTAGTGTGCCGCCACAAGACTGCGCTGTTCCTGTGCACTGTGTCCACTTTTGCTGTGGTCCTTGTCTTCTTGGCCAAATGTACCTCAGAAACCCTGAAGCAAGGCCATGCTGATCCACCGGGCTTTGCCCCGCGTGCCAGCGCTTTACACCCCCGTCCAGAGCAGCATGACCGATCCGCCCTTTCCAAAGACATGTCAGCATTCCTCGTAGTCCTCATCACAACTGGGCCCAAGTACACAGAGCGCAGGAGTATCATCCGGAGCACATGGCTGTCCAAGCGGGATTCAGATGTTCTGGCCATGTTTGTTGTAGGAACTCTGGGGCTTTCCAACGAAGACCTTCAGAACCTCAACGTAGAGCAAGGACGGCACAAGGATCTACTCCTACTGCCTGACTTGAAAGATTCTTATGAGAACTTGACCATGAAGCTACTGCACATGTACTCCTGGCTGGACCACAATGTGgacttcaaatttgtcctcaaaGCAGATGATGACACATTCGCTCGCTTGGACCTTCTTAAAGAGGAGCTGCGCGGGAAGGAGCCCACTCGCTTGTACTGGGGTTTCTTCTCAGGCCGAGGGCGAgtcaagacagctgggaagtgGCGGGAAAGCTCTTGGGAACTCTGCGACTACTACTTGCCCTACGCACTCGGCGGTGGCTACATCCTGTCGTCCGACCTGGTACGATATGTGCATCTTAACGCCGGCTACTTGAAGATATGGCAGAGTGAGGACGTGTCTTTGGGCGCATGGCTGGCTCCGGTGGATGTTCGTCGGACGCACGACCCGCGCTTTGACACGGAATATAAATCGCGCGGTTGCAACAATAAATATTTGGTGACACATAAGCAAAGTCtggaggacatgctggagaagcATCAGATGCTGCAGCGTGATGGCAGGCTCTGTAAGGAGGAAGTCAAGCTGCGACTCTCATATGTGTACGACTGGGGTGTGCCCCCCTCGCagtgctgccaaaggaaggagGGCATTCCTTAA
- the LOC127607846 gene encoding axonemal dynein light intermediate polypeptide 1-like isoform X1 gives MSAPAESLLRYDPPVLVPKSADKKSAKGRPTKVVKSKPQQPADSLLRPRKSITATLEDIKQKNEDILNLMFPPRKWEETNKEWIQRVCHEPSTRVDVVNLEEELDKKLLQTRAMETGICPLRRQLYTECFDELIRQVVLICVERGLLLLRVRDEIQMTIAAYQAFYESSMVFGMRKALHDEQDKVALKDRISDLENLVEELMEQLQQQKKKYADVKKMAGEKQKAQEKKHTEEIQTLRKNNQQLKVQLEGLLMAKK, from the exons ATGAGTGCACCGGCCGAATCTCTACTCAGATATGATCCTCCAGTTTTAGTTCCCAAAAGTGCAGATAAAAAATCAGCAAAG GGACGTCCTACAAAAGTCGTGAAGTCAAAACCTCAACAGCCTGCGGACTCTTTGCTACGTCCTCGTAAATCCATAACAGCCACGCTTGAAGATATCAAgcagaaaaatgaggacattctCAATCTCATGTTTCCACCCAG GAAATGGGAGGAGACAAACAAAGAGTGGATTCAGAGAGTGTGCCATGAACCATCCACTCGAGTGGATGTGGTGAATCTGGAGGAAGAATTAGACAAGAAGCTACTGCAAACGCGTGCCATGGAGACTGGAATCTGCCCTCTGAGAAGGCAGTTATACACTGAGTGCTTTG ATGAACTGATCAGACAGGTGGTCCTCATTTGTGTCGAGAGGGGCCTCCTGTTGCTGCGGGTAAGAGACGAGATCCAAATGACCATTGCTGCTTATCAAGCGTTCTATGAGAGCAGTATGGTTTTTGGCATGAGGAAAGCCCTGCATGATGAACAGGACAAGGTGGCCCTGAAGGACAGA ATTTCAGATTTGGAGAATTTAGTAGAGGAGCTGATGGAGCaactgcaacaacaaaaaaagaaatatgcgGATGTCAAAAAAATGGCAGGTGAAAAACAGAAAGCGCAGGAAAAGAAGCACACAGAGGAGATTCAGAccctgaggaaaaacaaccagcAGCTCAAG GTCCAACTGGAGGGGCTCCTCATGGCAAAGAAGTAA